GTACGCCCGCTCCCCGGCCGCGACGTCCTGCTGGGATGCCGACTGCCCCGACATTACTTGTTGTCGACCTGCAGCACGGCGAGGAAGGCCTCCTGCGGGATCTCCACGCGGCCGACCTGCTTCATCCGCTTCTTGCCCTCTTTCTGCTTCTCGAGGAGCTTCTTCTTGCGGCTGATGTCGCCGCCGTAGCACTTGGCCAGGACGTTCTTGCGCATCGCCTTGACGGTCGAGCGGGCGATGATCTGCGAGCCGACGGCGGCCTGGATGGCGACGTCGAACATCTGTCGCGGGATCAGCTCCTTCATCCGCTCGCACAGGTCGCGACCGCGGCGGTCGGCATGGCTGCGGTGGGTGATGATCGACAGCGCGTCGACCTTGTCGCCGTTGATCAGCGTGTCCACGCGCACGAACGGACCGGCCTGGAAGCGCAGGAAGTGGTAGTCCAGCGAGGCGTAGCCGCGGCTGACCGACTTGAGCTTGTCGAAGAAGTCGAGCACGACTTCGGCCATCGGCAGCTCGTAACTGATCTGCACCTGGCCGCCCATGTAGTTGATGCCGATCTGCACGCCGCGCTTTTCTTCGCACAGCGTGATCACGTTGCCGACGTAATCGGGCGGCGTGAGGATGTTGGCGCGGATGATCGGCTCACGGACCTCTTCGATCATGTTCACCGGCGGAAGCTTGGCCGGGTTGTCCATCGGCACGATCGAGCCGTCGGTCTTGAGCACCTCATAGATCACCGTCGGCGCGGTGCTGATGAGGTTGAGGTTGTACTCGCGCTCCAGGCGCTCCTGCACGATCTCCATGTGCAGCATGCCCAGGAAGCCGCAGCGGAAACCGAAGCCCATCGCCTCGGAGCTTTCCGGCTCGAAACGCAGCGCGGCATCGTTCAGGCGCAGCTTGTCGAGGGCTTCGCGCAGGTCCGGGTAGTCCTCGGCGTCGACCGGGAACAGACCCGCGAACACGCGCGGCTGCATTTCCTGGAAGCCCGGCAGCGGCTTGGCCGCCGGATCGGCTGCCGAGGTCAGCGTGTCGCCGACCGGCGCGCCGTGCACGTCCTTGATGGCGGCGTGGATCCAGCCCACTTCGCCGGCACCCAGCTTGGGCAGGTCCTTGCGCTTGGGGGTGAACACGCCGACCTTGTCGACCTGGTGGGTGCGGCCGGTCGACATCACCAGCAGCTTGTCACCGGGCTTGATCTCGCCCTGCATCACGCGCACCAGCGAGACCACGCCCAGGTAGTTGTCGAACCACGAGTCGATGATCAGCGCCTGCAGCTTGTCGGTGTCACGCGGCTTCGGCGGCGGGATGCGGTGGACGATCGCCTCGAGCACGTCGACGACGTTCAGGCCGGTCTTGGCGCTGATCGCCACGGCGTCTTCGGCGTCGATGCCGATCACCGCTTCGATCTCGGCCTTGGCGCGCTCGATGTCGGCGGTGGGGAGGTCGATCTTGTTGAGCACCGGCACCACTTCCAGGCCCTGCTCCACCGCGGTGTAGCAGTTGGCGACCGACTGCGCTTCCACGCCCTGGGCGGCGTCGACCACCAGCAGCGCGCCTTCGCAGGCGGCCAGCGAGCGACTGACTTCATAACTGAAGTCGACGTGGCCGGGGGTGTCGATGAAGTTCAGGAAATAGGTCAGCCCGTCCTTGGCCTTGTACGGCAGGGAAACAGACTGCGCCTTGATGGTGATGCCGCGCTCGCGCTCGATCGGATTGGAATCCAGGACCTGCGCTTCCATCTCGCGGGCTTCGAGGCCGCCACAGAGCTGGATGATGCGGTCGGCCAGGGTCGATTTGCCGTGGTCGACGTGGGCAATGATGGAAAAGTTTCTGATCTGCTGCATGCGGGGCCGCGCGAGGCTAGCCGGTTCCTGGAAAATCAACGCGCGATTATCGCACACGCCCCGGTTGCACCGGCTCCACGCCTTCTGGAGGCGCCCCGCCCAGACGCGCAGGCCGGACGGCAGGCGCGCAGGGAGGTCATGGCGTCGGCGCAGACGGGTGAGCGCAGGGCGGCCGGGCTCAGCCCGCCTTGGCGGCGTCGTCGGCGGTGACGGCGATGAACTGGGTGCCGCCCTGGCGGCGCACCAGCAGCATCACCGTCTGCCCCGGCTTGACCGAGGCCAGCTCGCGGTCCAGCGCCGAGGCACTGGCAACCGAGTTGCGGCCGACCGACAGGACCACGTCTCCGGGACGCAGGCCGGCGTCGGCGGCGGCATCACCCGGGGTGCGTACGAGCACCCCTTCGTTGCCGCGCAGGCCCAGCCGCTGGCGGTCGCCACTGCTCAGGTCCTGCCCGACCAGGCCCAGCGCATTGCCGGCCGAGGGTCGCGACGGCTCGCCACCGGCGGCCGGAGGCGGCGAACCGGAGGCGCCGGCCGCCGTGGCGTCGAGCTCGGCGACCACGACCGTCAGATCGACATTGCGGCCGTCCCGGTAAACGCTGACCTTGGCCCTGGTGCCCGGCGGCATCGACCCGATGATCGGCGGCAGGTCGCTGGATTCATTGATGGCCCGGCCATCGACCGCGCGGATCACGTCGCCGCGCTCGATGCCCGCCTTCTCGGCAGGGCTGCCGGGCAGCACGTCGGCGATCAGCGCGCCGCTGCTGTCGGGCAGGCCCAGGCCCTTGGCCGACTCGCTGGTGATCGGCTGCACCTGCACGCCGAGCTGGCCGCGGCTGACCTTGCCGGTGGCGCGCAACTGCTCCGCCGCGCCCATCGCCACGTCGATCGGGATGGCGAAGCTCACGCCCATGTAGCCGCCGGAGTTGCTGAAGATCTGCGAGTTGATGCCGACCACTTCGCCGCTGGTGTTGAGCAGCGGGCCACCGGAGTTGCCCTGGTTGATCGCGACGTCGGTCTGGATGAAGGGCACGTAGCGCTGGTTGGCGTACGGGTTGCTGCGGCCGACCGCGCTGACGATGCCGGCGGTGACCGAATGGTCGAGGCCGAACGGCGAACCGATCGCGATCACCCACTGCCCGGCCCTGGTCGAGCTGGCGTTGGCCATGCGCAGGAACGGCAGGCCCTTGGCGTCGATCTTGAGCAGCGCGACGTCGGACTGCTCGTCGCTGCCGATCACCTTGGCGGTGAACTCACGACGATCGGACAGCTTGACCGTGACCGTATCGGCACCTTCCACGACATGGTGGTTGGTCATCACGTAGCCGTCGGCCGACATCAGGAAGCCGCTGCCCATCGAGGTGCCGCCGCCGCGCGGACCGCGCGGACCGCCGGGACCGCCCGGGAAGGGCATGTCGTCACCGAAGAAGCGGCGGAAGATCTCGGGGATCTGTTCGTCGTCGTCGGGTGCCCCGCGCACATTGCGCTGCGGCGCCGCATCTGCCCGGATGTTGACCACCGCAGGTCCGACCCGCTGGACCAGGTTGGTGAAGTCGGGAAGCCCGCTCACCAGCGGCGCGGCCGGCGTCGCTGCAGGCGGTGGCGCGATCGGCGTGGCGGGCGGCTGCGCGGTGCAGGCCACGGGCAGCGAAGCGGCGATGGCAGTAACAAGGACCAGGGAACGAAGCGGACGGTTCATCGAATTCGGCCTCGGGAGAGATCGGATTGCACTAGAAGTTGCGGGTGGTGGCGCCGCCAGCGACGGCGCCGCGGGAGTCTGGCGGTCGTCAGTTCCGCGGACCGGCCGAGTCGTTTTCGGTCACGCCAGTCTGGTCGGCCGCCGGCGTCATGCTCGGCTCGAACGGATAGAACGAGGGCGAGGACGCGCCGCTGCCATAACTGGCCGTGATCCCGGCACCGCTGCCGGCGTATTGCGGCAACACTGCACGCGGCCACGGCCTGGCGGTGGCTTCGGGGTGTTGTGGCTGGAAAGGCTTGGGCGCGACGGCATCGGTACCGGTCGCGGACATCGCCACCGTCGACGCGACCGCCGATGCCGGTGCGACGGCCGCCACTGCCGTAGCGGCAGTCGGGGCCGACTGGCGGCTGGCACGCAGGGCGGCGCGCTGGCTCTGGCTGCGCGTGGAACGACGCTCGGCCGCGCGGCGCGGCACTTCCACCGCCGCCACGGCGGCAGCGCCGAGGCCGGCCTGATGATCGGGCGCATCGGGCGCATCGGGCACGCTGGGTGACGGCACACTGGGTGACGGCACGCCAAGTGGAGCAATGTCCGGCGCCGTGGCTGCGGCCGCGACCTGCGTGGTCGCACCGTCATCGGCAGCCGGTGCCGTCTCGCTCAAGAACGGCCGCGTCACGAACAGGGCGGCAACTGCGACCGAGGCTGCCAGCGCGCCGCCAATCCAGCCGCGCCGGCTGGCCGACGCGCTGCGCCGGGGGCTGGACGATGTCGCCGACGTGGCGATCGGTGCCAGTGCCGGCTCATGCGCGATCGCCTGCGCGACGCGGTCGGCGAAGCTGCTGCTCGCCATCGCCGTGGCCTGGCCACGCAGCACATCGCCATAGAGTTGCCAGCGGCCGCAGGCCTGGCGCCATTGCGCGTCGTGTCCGAGCCGCTTCAGCGCGAAGCGGGCAGCCTCTCCCTGCAGTTCGCCGTCGAACAGCGCGCAGAGATTTTCGCGATCATCAGTGGCAGGCGTATTCATCGCTTCGAAGCTTCCGCAGAGTCGTTGTCGAGCAGGGGTCGCAGTTCGGCATCGATCGCTTCGCGCGCACGGAAGATTCGCGAGCGGACGGTGCCGATGGGGCAACCCATCTTCTGCGCGATCTCGTCATAGCTCAGACCTTCCACCTCGCGCATGGTGATGGCGGTCCGCAGTTCTTCCGGCAGGGTTTCGACCACGCGCATCAGCGTGCGTTCAATTTCCTGTCGCAGCAGTTCATGTTCCGGTGTGTCGGTGTCGCGCAGGCGCGTGCCGGTGTCGAACTGCTCGGCGTCGCCGGCGTCGATGTCGTCGGTCGGAGGCCTGCGGTTCTGTGCAACCAGGTAATTCTTTGCAGTGTTCACGGCGATCCGGTGCAACCACGTATAGAACTGGGCATCACCGCGGAAGTTCGGCAGCGCCCGGTAGGCGCGTATGAAGGTTTCCTGGGCAACGTCCTGGCATTCGCTCCAGTCGGGGATGTAGCGCCCGATCAGCGCGGTGATCCGATGCTGGTACTTGCGCACCAGCGCATCGAAGGCCGCACTGTCGCCGCGCTGGACACGCTCGACCAGCTCCTGGTCCAACTCCACATCTTTGGGCAACACTAATTCGGCCATACCGCGCCGGCACTCCTGTGGGCTCGGCCATGGCCGAACAATGGGACAACCCTGTCGGGGGAAA
Above is a genomic segment from Lysobacter sp. S4-A87 containing:
- a CDS encoding sigma-E factor negative regulatory protein is translated as MNTPATDDRENLCALFDGELQGEAARFALKRLGHDAQWRQACGRWQLYGDVLRGQATAMASSSFADRVAQAIAHEPALAPIATSATSSSPRRSASASRRGWIGGALAASVAVAALFVTRPFLSETAPAADDGATTQVAAAATAPDIAPLGVPSPSVPSPSVPDAPDAPDHQAGLGAAAVAAVEVPRRAAERRSTRSQSQRAALRASRQSAPTAATAVAAVAPASAVASTVAMSATGTDAVAPKPFQPQHPEATARPWPRAVLPQYAGSGAGITASYGSGASSPSFYPFEPSMTPAADQTGVTENDSAGPRN
- a CDS encoding DegQ family serine endoprotease, producing the protein MNRPLRSLVLVTAIAASLPVACTAQPPATPIAPPPAATPAAPLVSGLPDFTNLVQRVGPAVVNIRADAAPQRNVRGAPDDDEQIPEIFRRFFGDDMPFPGGPGGPRGPRGGGTSMGSGFLMSADGYVMTNHHVVEGADTVTVKLSDRREFTAKVIGSDEQSDVALLKIDAKGLPFLRMANASSTRAGQWVIAIGSPFGLDHSVTAGIVSAVGRSNPYANQRYVPFIQTDVAINQGNSGGPLLNTSGEVVGINSQIFSNSGGYMGVSFAIPIDVAMGAAEQLRATGKVSRGQLGVQVQPITSESAKGLGLPDSSGALIADVLPGSPAEKAGIERGDVIRAVDGRAINESSDLPPIIGSMPPGTRAKVSVYRDGRNVDLTVVVAELDATAAGASGSPPPAAGGEPSRPSAGNALGLVGQDLSSGDRQRLGLRGNEGVLVRTPGDAAADAGLRPGDVVLSVGRNSVASASALDRELASVKPGQTVMLLVRRQGGTQFIAVTADDAAKAG
- the rpoE gene encoding RNA polymerase sigma factor RpoE → MAELVLPKDVELDQELVERVQRGDSAAFDALVRKYQHRITALIGRYIPDWSECQDVAQETFIRAYRALPNFRGDAQFYTWLHRIAVNTAKNYLVAQNRRPPTDDIDAGDAEQFDTGTRLRDTDTPEHELLRQEIERTLMRVVETLPEELRTAITMREVEGLSYDEIAQKMGCPIGTVRSRIFRAREAIDAELRPLLDNDSAEASKR
- the lepA gene encoding translation elongation factor 4, with product MQQIRNFSIIAHVDHGKSTLADRIIQLCGGLEAREMEAQVLDSNPIERERGITIKAQSVSLPYKAKDGLTYFLNFIDTPGHVDFSYEVSRSLAACEGALLVVDAAQGVEAQSVANCYTAVEQGLEVVPVLNKIDLPTADIERAKAEIEAVIGIDAEDAVAISAKTGLNVVDVLEAIVHRIPPPKPRDTDKLQALIIDSWFDNYLGVVSLVRVMQGEIKPGDKLLVMSTGRTHQVDKVGVFTPKRKDLPKLGAGEVGWIHAAIKDVHGAPVGDTLTSAADPAAKPLPGFQEMQPRVFAGLFPVDAEDYPDLREALDKLRLNDAALRFEPESSEAMGFGFRCGFLGMLHMEIVQERLEREYNLNLISTAPTVIYEVLKTDGSIVPMDNPAKLPPVNMIEEVREPIIRANILTPPDYVGNVITLCEEKRGVQIGINYMGGQVQISYELPMAEVVLDFFDKLKSVSRGYASLDYHFLRFQAGPFVRVDTLINGDKVDALSIITHRSHADRRGRDLCERMKELIPRQMFDVAIQAAVGSQIIARSTVKAMRKNVLAKCYGGDISRKKKLLEKQKEGKKRMKQVGRVEIPQEAFLAVLQVDNK